A portion of the Osmia lignaria lignaria isolate PbOS001 chromosome 15, iyOsmLign1, whole genome shotgun sequence genome contains these proteins:
- the LOC117600536 gene encoding putative cytochrome P450 6a13: MAFAFVILSVTILILLMFYLIKKYTYWKRQGIPTVRGTLPFVGHMLPVLTTKLNYSELNHKMHIEYKNHSMVGYYKLTNPVLLVRDPYLADIVLKSKFSCFQKTGVVAHPDMDPLLAKNAFFVVGEEWANARRRLINSFTNVKLKTLLESTNVVCKKMEDYIDRRLQTTKKYETELKTLCLKFTGEVIANVGVGVEGYCFDEKPHPAAFNRIGDWFFKSNLKQVLEMTVMFTPGLNSTLKMKYIPEKMERFFRDIVSQNLKIRRQDSTPRSDILQSILDYLNWKKEEIDEEMIASDVLSFYMDGYETSAIAISFTAFLLAQYPEIQEKLRREIMSKIEKYNGAVTFEGLREMTYMDQVINETQRRYTTISFITRLCTEECELRGSDGLTYRVEPGMEVIVSNQGFHLDPEYWPDPELFDPERFSEERKHTIEKLAFLPFGEGPRLCAGMKMAQLQLKSFLTTLISKYRLELSEKTQLPIKLSGLNFLTEPIGGLWVHISKI, translated from the coding sequence ATGGCTTTTGCATTCGTTATTCTTTCTGTGACAATATTAATCCTATTAATGTTCTACCTGATCAAGAAATACACCTACTGGAAGAGACAAGGAATTCCAACCGTGAGAGGAACCCTTCCATTCGTTGGTCACATGCTACCTGTGTTaactacaaaattaaattactccGAACTAAATCACAAAATGCATATCGAGTATAAAAATCATAGCATGGTTGGATATTACAAATTGACTAATCCAGTGTTGCTGGTCCGTGATCCATATTTAGCCGATATCGTATTGAAGAGCAAATTTTCCTGTTTCCAAAAAACCGGAGTGGTCGCACATCCAGACATGGATCCCCTTCTGGCGAAAAATGCATTTTTCGTTGTTGGCGAAGAATGGGCGAACGCGAGAAGACGTCTGATCAACTCGTTCACGAACGTGAAGTTGAAAACCCTCTTGGAGTCTACTAATGTCGTGTGCAAAAAAATGGAGGATTATATCGATCGAAGGTTGCAGACGACTAAAAAATACGAAACGGAATTGAAGACATTATGCTTGAAATTTACCGGTGAAGTGATTGCGAACGTTGGCGTGGGCGTTGAAGGATACTGTTTCGATGAAAAACCGCATCCGGCAGCCTTCAATCGGATCGGCGATTGGTTCTTCAAGTCGAACTTGAAACAAGTGCTAGAGATGACGGTTATGTTCACGCCTGGACTGAACAGTACGCTCAAGATGAAATACATACCAGAGAAAATGGAAAGATTCTTCAGGGACATTGTTTCGCAAAATCTGAAGATCAGACGACAAGATTCAACTCCCAGGTCTGATATTCTCCAATCGATACTCGACTACCTGAACTGGAAGAAAGAGGAGATCGACGAAGAAATGATAGCATCTGACGTGTTATCCTTTTACATGGACGGTTATGAAACATCCGCTATTGCAATTAGTTTCACTGCTTTTCTTCTGGCGCAATACCCAGAAATTCAAGAGAAACTCCGACGGGAAATAATGTCTAAAATCGAGAAATACAACGGTGCCGTAACGTTCGAAGGTTTGAGGGAAATGACATACATGGATCAAGTGATCAACGAAACTCAAAGGCGTTACACTACTATAAGCTTTATAACTAGATTGTGTACAGAAGAATGCGAATTGCGCGGCTCGGATGGACTGACCTATCGCGTGGAACCTGGTATGGAAGTGATCGTATCTAATCAAGGTTTCCATTTGGACCCGGAATACTGGCCGGACCCGGAGCTGTTCGATCCCGAACGATTCAGCGAAGAAAGAAAGCATACCATAGAAAAACTGGCGTTCCTTCCCTTTGGAGAAGGTCCAAGATTATGCGCTGGAATGAAAATGGCTCAGCTTCAACTTAAGTCCTTTTTGACCACCTTGATTAGCAAGTATAGATTAGAATTATCAGAGAAAACGCAGCTTCCTATCAAGCTTTCTGGTCTGAATTTTTTAACCGAACCAATTGGAGGACTCTGGGTTCATATTTCCAAGATTTGA